In Fibrobacter sp. UWR3, a single window of DNA contains:
- the nrdD gene encoding anaerobic ribonucleoside-triphosphate reductase, whose protein sequence is MSEKEKSLYGEGVCFERIRRITGYLVGTVDRFNNAKRAEVNDRVKHGV, encoded by the coding sequence ATGTCCGAAAAAGAAAAATCTCTCTATGGCGAAGGCGTGTGCTTCGAACGCATCCGCCGCATCACGGGTTACCTCGTGGGTACGGTTGACCGTTTCAACAACGCAAAGCGTGCCGAAGTGAACGACCGCGTGAAGCACGGCGTATAA
- the nrdG gene encoding anaerobic ribonucleoside-triphosphate reductase activating protein, producing the protein MDEYPRLRIAGIEPESFVDGPGIRMVVFTQGCHHNCPGCQNPQTHDFNGGRFIDIEEILSMLDENPLLDGVTFSGGDPMDQAAALIPLASAIKDRDKNLVIFTGYTFEYLQQHWEEKPEFLELLSYADILIDGPFVMAKKSLELKFRGSSNQRIINVQKSLSEGHVVLHRIQLQEMEEHPDWHFG; encoded by the coding sequence ATGGACGAATACCCGCGTTTGCGGATTGCCGGTATCGAGCCCGAATCTTTCGTGGACGGTCCCGGAATCCGCATGGTAGTGTTTACCCAGGGGTGCCATCACAATTGCCCCGGGTGCCAGAACCCTCAGACCCACGATTTCAACGGGGGTCGTTTTATTGATATCGAGGAAATCCTCTCGATGCTCGACGAGAACCCGCTTCTGGACGGTGTCACGTTCAGCGGTGGCGACCCGATGGACCAGGCTGCGGCGCTCATCCCGCTTGCAAGCGCCATCAAGGACCGCGACAAGAATCTCGTGATTTTCACGGGATACACGTTCGAGTACCTGCAGCAGCACTGGGAGGAAAAACCGGAATTTCTGGAACTGCTCTCGTATGCCGATATCCTCATCGACGGCCCGTTCGTCATGGCGAAAAAGTCGCTCGAACTCAAGTTCCGCGGGTCCAGCAACCAGCGCATTATCAACGTGCAGAAGAGCCTTTCCGAAGGGCACGTGGTGTTGCACAGGATTCAGCTTCAGGAGATGGAAGAACATCCGGACTGGCATTTTGGGTAA